One Dromiciops gliroides isolate mDroGli1 chromosome 3, mDroGli1.pri, whole genome shotgun sequence DNA segment encodes these proteins:
- the LOC122751410 gene encoding cytochrome c oxidase subunit 7B, mitochondrial-like, translated as MFLLFRRALSHFLVCSFQQTVERQNHQDRLPDFHDKYGTPILLSGATFCLAIWAYAATQIVIEWNLSPVGRVVPKDWRSQ; from the coding sequence ATGTTCCTTCTGTTTAGGAGGGCCTTGAGCCACTTTTTGGTTTGCAGCTTTCAGCAAACCGTTGAAAGGCAGAACCACCAAGACAGGCTGCCCGATTTTCATGATAAGTATGGCACCCCAATATTGCTAAGTGGAGCCACTTTCTGTCTTGCCATTTGGGCATATGCGGCCACCCAGATTGTAATTGAATGGAACCTGTCCCCTGTTGGCAGAGTTGTCCCAAAAGATTGGAGGAGCCAGTAA
- the LOC122751411 gene encoding peptidyl-prolyl cis-trans isomerase A-like, protein MANPSVYFNIAVDNEPLGRVTFELFADKVPKTAENFRALSTGEKGFGYKGSCFHRIIPGFMCQGGDFTRHNGTGGKSISGEKFADENFILKRAGPGILSMAKAGPSTNGSQLFISTAKTDWLDGRHVVFGQVKEGMNIVEAMERFGSRDGKTSKKITIADCGQLSSVFLFCFLS, encoded by the coding sequence ATGGCCAATCCCAGCGTGTACTTCAACATTGCCGTCGATAACGAGCCCCTGGGCCGGGTTACTTTCGAGCTCTTTGCAGACAAGGTTCCAAAGACAGCAGAAAACTTTCGTGCTCTGAGCACTGGAGAGAAGGGATTTGGTTACAAGGGATCCTGCTTTCATAGAATCATTCCTGGGTTCATGTGCCAGGGTGGTGACTTCACACGCCACAATGGCACTGGTGGCAAGTCCATCTCTGGGGAGAAATTTGCTGATGAGAACTTCATCCTGAAGCGTGCTGGCCCTGGCATCTTGTCCATGGCAAAAGCTGGACCCAGCACAAATGGCTCCCAGCTTTTCATCAGCACTGCTAAGACTGACTGGTTAGATGGCAGGCATGTTGTCTTCGGCCAAGTGAAAGAAGGCATGAATATTGTGGAAGCCATGGAGCGTTTCGGTTCTCGGGATGGCAAGACCAGCAAGAAGATCACCATTGCTGACTGTGGACAACTCtcatcagtttttttgttttgttttttgtcttaa